One region of Halomicrobium sp. LC1Hm genomic DNA includes:
- a CDS encoding alpha/beta fold hydrolase, with amino-acid sequence MPTATADGVAVHYERDGDGETVAFVNDVGAGAWLWSWQHGVVAGPYESLVWDLRGTGRSDAPPGPYSVDRLAADLEAVFADAGVARVHLVGAGLGGMVALAYAHEYDRGASLTLFGTAASGDAVTDRLADLRAPLDDREALAASLQTAFASDLTDHPTIREEMIEWRQADDADPTAWDAQAAAMRSFEAPPLYEITLPTLVLHGVDDEIVPASAGEALARDLPRGEYRAVEGGHWAFVEESAAVSDALVGWLDEQTSDG; translated from the coding sequence ATGCCGACCGCGACAGCCGACGGCGTCGCAGTACACTACGAGCGCGACGGGGACGGCGAGACAGTGGCGTTCGTCAACGACGTAGGGGCCGGCGCGTGGCTCTGGAGCTGGCAACACGGCGTCGTCGCCGGGCCCTACGAGAGCCTCGTGTGGGATCTGCGCGGGACCGGACGCTCGGACGCGCCGCCGGGTCCCTACAGTGTCGACCGGCTCGCGGCCGATCTGGAGGCAGTGTTTGCCGACGCCGGGGTCGCGCGGGTCCACCTCGTCGGCGCGGGACTGGGCGGGATGGTCGCCCTGGCCTACGCCCACGAGTACGACCGCGGGGCGTCGCTCACCCTCTTCGGGACCGCCGCCAGCGGCGACGCCGTGACTGACCGGCTGGCCGACCTCCGTGCCCCGCTGGACGACCGCGAGGCGCTCGCGGCGTCGCTGCAGACCGCGTTCGCCTCGGACCTGACCGACCATCCCACCATCCGCGAGGAGATGATCGAGTGGCGGCAGGCCGACGACGCCGACCCGACGGCGTGGGACGCACAGGCCGCCGCGATGCGGTCGTTCGAGGCCCCGCCGCTGTACGAGATCACGCTGCCCACGCTGGTGTTACACGGCGTCGACGACGAGATCGTCCCGGCGTCGGCCGGCGAGGCGCTGGCTCGGGACCTCCCGCGAGGGGAGTACCGCGCCGTCGAGGGCGGCCACTGGGCCTTCGTCGAGGAGAGCGCCGCGGTCTCGGACGCACTGGTGGGCTGGCTCGACGAGCAGACGAGCGACGGGTGA
- a CDS encoding type 1 glutamine amidotransferase, with translation MSLRIALLNAAHDGALNRRNFRRELDADLVEYDVTERELPDTFAFDGCLLTGSRASVYWEEPWIADLTAWVRDAVDRDVAFLGVCFGHQLLAHALGGEVEAMDEYEIGYRTVEHDGTSELLDGVDERFTVFTTHSDRVVELPPEAEQFAANDYGIHGFQTEDVFSVQFHPEYDPETAREVTRGKDEQLSEARIKQVLDGITAENYDAACEAKRLFDNFTQYLRERATTGESGGVAAADD, from the coding sequence ATGAGTCTCAGGATCGCCTTGCTGAACGCGGCCCACGACGGGGCGCTCAACCGCCGGAACTTCCGGCGGGAGCTGGACGCCGACCTCGTCGAGTACGACGTGACCGAACGCGAACTGCCCGACACCTTCGCGTTCGACGGCTGTCTCCTCACCGGGTCCCGCGCCTCCGTCTACTGGGAGGAGCCCTGGATCGCGGACCTGACCGCGTGGGTCCGCGACGCGGTCGACCGCGACGTGGCGTTCCTGGGCGTCTGTTTCGGCCATCAGCTGCTCGCTCACGCGCTGGGCGGCGAGGTCGAGGCGATGGACGAGTACGAGATCGGCTATCGGACGGTCGAGCACGACGGCACCAGCGAACTGCTCGACGGCGTCGACGAGCGGTTCACCGTCTTCACCACACACTCCGACCGCGTCGTCGAGCTGCCGCCGGAAGCCGAGCAGTTCGCTGCGAACGACTACGGCATCCACGGGTTCCAGACCGAGGACGTGTTCTCCGTCCAGTTCCACCCCGAGTACGACCCGGAGACGGCTCGCGAGGTCACGCGGGGGAAAGACGAGCAACTCTCCGAGGCACGGATCAAGCAGGTGCTCGACGGGATCACGGCCGAGAACTACGACGCCGCCTGCGAGGCCAAGCGACTGTTCGACAACTTCACGCAGTACCTCCGAGAGCGAGCCACGACGGGGGAGTCCGGCGGCGTCGCGGCCGCAGACGACTGA
- a CDS encoding HPP family protein has translation MTAPRALWLRQAIRAATLLSTLAGAVWLSGLPLLFPSLGPTAYLFATTPAAPECAPRRVVAGHAIGVLAGLVAFHALGSGIGIDTLTTPGSVSALRLAASGVVAVGLTTAGMVATDTGHAPACATTLIVSLGILTTPRAALLIVVAVVVLVVEQRVLDRIGV, from the coding sequence GTGACGGCACCGCGAGCGCTGTGGCTCCGGCAGGCGATCCGAGCGGCGACACTGCTGTCGACGCTGGCCGGTGCGGTGTGGCTCAGCGGTCTCCCCCTCCTCTTTCCGAGCCTCGGTCCCACCGCGTACCTCTTCGCGACGACCCCGGCGGCCCCGGAGTGTGCGCCCCGCCGCGTCGTCGCCGGCCACGCCATCGGCGTCCTCGCGGGGCTGGTCGCGTTCCACGCGCTGGGCTCCGGCATCGGGATCGACACGCTGACCACTCCGGGATCGGTCTCGGCGCTCCGACTGGCCGCCAGCGGCGTCGTCGCCGTCGGCCTGACCACCGCCGGCATGGTCGCCACCGACACCGGCCACGCTCCCGCGTGTGCCACGACGCTCATCGTCTCGCTGGGGATCCTCACGACGCCGCGGGCGGCGCTGTTGATCGTGGTGGCCGTCGTCGTCCTCGTGGTAGAACAGCGGGTGCTCGACCGGATCGGGGTGTAG